Proteins co-encoded in one Medicago truncatula cultivar Jemalong A17 chromosome 8, MtrunA17r5.0-ANR, whole genome shotgun sequence genomic window:
- the LOC11434056 gene encoding protein PHYTOCHROME-DEPENDENT LATE-FLOWERING isoform X2, which produces MGVSFKVSKIGTRFRPKPLQSSQDDDQSQSDLAEAGENNARLPNSLISSENRSSVADKEASFTLNLYPDGYSIGKPSEYAAANQSLPKLLLPYDRSSETLFLAIESGHLPADILDDIPAKYVDGALICEVRDYRRCSSEKGAGIASVEISPTVNKVCLKMSLENIVKDIPSITDKSWTYGDLMEVESKILKALQPNLHLDPTPKLDRLCQSPFPTKLNLQRKRLRNIPELAVTSSNKIHGKKVCIDRVQENSNNRLGDSGVTTSNAIVQQTLENPAMQNLNPSIAMRSKNAIPDSSIPGFSMMPHQSRYPMAVGTQRSMLEHGSIAGINSSGASPATQDVTISYADNPNASVSFHAKRENPDGQSSPLSNIAKRMRPASTGVDAMQQHQIGSHVDALQGSDMNWQNTLLQQQAMARSIQYTGGGVQKFPQQGFEGGLNQDTGAIQFASGQQGMRLVAKEEQFEMERIDGAGINRNKSELEMDASNLDPQQLRLQQRMPQHAFMRSNFPQTTWNSLGQQIEKEAKKEDQLQKRKQVQSPRLSSGTLPHSPLSSKSGEFSNGSVGPSFGPSSMNTAPGALQKEKAAMASLTAAVGTPSNDSTQRQQQAHLAAKRRSNSLPKTPAMSGVASPASVSTGVPFNANSPSVGTSALPEQGLQHMFDRFSKIDMVTTRHKLHFKMKKPDQLIKKQNTYAPQRVAAHLSNAANNEGLIDDSCSLSKSLTGGSMNACKMRVLSFRWNERVVQGNVVNLVPRFRTRMIMAEKPSDGTVALHYGDIDESDFIGAEDHLPTLPNTHFADLLADQFSSQIEHDGYVKEDDRIQVRPNLVNLPLGSQSSLPPNEMQQYGEPIPGQSNNEAAKLAGGSNASLNLPQSLVANARMLPPGNPQGLQMSQALLSGVSMAQRPQQLDSQQAVLQQQQQQQQLQQNQHSLLQQQNPQFQRSLLSANQLSHLNGVGQNSNMPLGNHLLNKASPLQIQMLQQQHQQQQLQQNQQPQMQRKMMMGLGAMGMSNFRNSLVGLSPMGNAMGIGAARGIGGTGISAPMTSITGMGNIGQNPMSLGQASNISNSISQQYRPGTMHSNQELLSKLRLVHNREGMSGSPQSSIASMSGARQMHPSSASLLSQSLSNRTNMSTLQRAMGPMGPPKLMPAMSLYMNRQQQQQHQQSQQQQHQQQLQLQQQQQHIQQQLQQQLQQQQQQETTSQLQAVVSPPQVGSPSTMGVSSLSQQTHQQASPQQMSQRTPMSPQQMSSGAIHGMNAGNPEGPASPQLSSQTLGSVSSITNSPMDMQGVNKSNSVNNNPQ; this is translated from the exons ATGGGTGTCTCCTTCAAGGTCTCTAAAATTGGCACTAGGTTTCGCCCCAAACCTCTTCAATCTTCTCAAGATGATGACCAATCTCAG AGTGATCTCGCTGAGGCTGGTGAAAACAATGCTCGGTTGCCGAATTCATTGATTTCATCTGAAAATCGTTCATCAGTAGCAG ACAAGGAAGCTTCTTTTACGTTGAATCTGTACCCAGATGGTTATTCTATTGGAAAACCTTCCGAG TATGCTGCTGCAAATCAGTCGTTACCGAAGTTGTTACTGCCGTATGATAGGTCATCTGAAACCCTTTTCTTG GCCATTGAGTCAGGTCACTTGCCTGCGGATATTCTGGATGATATACCTGCCAAGTATGTTGATGGAGCACTTATATGCGAG GTGCGTGATTATCGAAGATGCTCTTCTGAAAAGGGAGCTGGCATTGCATCAGTGGAAATTTCTCCTACTGTGAATAAAGTATGCCTCAAGATGTCATTGGAAAATATTGTTAAGGACATCCCATCTATTACTGATAAGTCTTGGACTTATGGTGATCTAATG GAAGTTGAATCAAAGATACTGAAAGCATTACAGCCAAACCTTCATCTAGATCCTACTCCAAAGTTGGATCGACTGTGTCAAAGTCCATTTCCAACAAAG CTTAATTTGCAGAGAAAGCGATTAAGGAATATCCCAGAGTTAGCCGTCACTTCTAGTAACAAAATCCATGGCAAAAAAGTATGCATAGATAGAGTACAAGAGAACTCAAACAACAGGTTGGGTGATTCGGGAGTCACTACATCAAATGCTATTGTACAACAGACTCTTGAAAATCCAGCAATGCAAAATCTTAACCCAAGCATTGCCATGAGATCCAAGAATGCTATACCAGATTCTTCCATCCCAGGCTTTTCTATGATGCCCCATCAATCAAGATATCCAATGGCCGTTGGAACTCAAAGAAGCATGCTAGAGCATGGATCAATTGCTGGTATTAATTCATCTGGGGCTTCTCCTGCTACACAAGATGTCACGATTTCATATGCGGATAATCCGAATGCGAGTGTCTCTTTTCATGCAAAAAGAGAGAATCCGGATGGACAATCATCACCTTTATCTAATATTGCGAAAAGAATGAGGCCTGCTTCCACAGGTGTTGATGCAATGCAGCAGCATCAAATAGGCTCACACGTTGACGCTCTTCAAGGATCGGATATGAATTGGCAGAATACACTATTACAGCAACAAGCAATGGCCAGAAGTATTCAGTATACCGGTGGTGGCGTTCAGAAGTTTCCCCAGCAGGGTTTTGAAGGGGGGTTAAATCAAGATACAGGGGCTATTCAATTTGCTTCTGGTCAGCAAGGCATGAGGTTAGTTGCCAAGGAAGAACAATTTGAAATGGAAAGAATAGATGGTGCAGGGATAAACCGTAATAAAAGTGAGTTGGAAATGGATGCAAGCAATTTAGACCCACAACAATTACGGCTTCAGCAAAGAATGCCACAACATGCATTCATGAGATCTAATTTCCCACAGACAACCTGGAATAGTCTGGGCCAGCAAATCGAGAAAGAAGCCAAAAAGGAGGATCAGCTTCAGAAAAGGAAACAAGTACAGAGTCCTCGGTTATCTAGTGGGACGTTACCTCACTCGCCATTATCTTCAAAATCAGGTGAATTTTCTAACGGTTCAGTTGGACCCAGTTTTGGACCATCTTCAATGAACACCGCACCCGGAGCATTGCAGAAAGAGAAGGCAGCAATGGCTTCACTTACTGCTGCTGTTGGAACTCCATCAAATGATTCTACACAAAGGCAACAACAGGCACACCTAGCTGCAAAACGGAGATCTAATTCCCTTCCCAAGACACCTGCAATGAGTGGAGTTGCTTCTCCTGCTAGTGTTAGTACTGGTGTCCCATTCAATGCAAATAGTCCGTCAGTTGGAACCTCGGCTTTACCTGAGCAAGGTCTTCAACATATGTTTGACAGGTTCTCAAAAATTGATATGGTGACGACGAG GCATAAACTTCACTTCAAGATGAAAAAGCCGGATCAGCTCATTAAAAAGCAGAATACGTATGCACCACAGCGTGTGGCAGCTCATCTTTCAAATGCAGCAAATAATGAGGGATTGATAGATGATTCATGTTCTTTATCAAAGTCACTTACAGGTGGTAGTATGAACGCATGCAAAATGAGAGTGTTAAGTTTCCGTTGGAATGAGCGTGTAGTTCAAG GAAATGTTGTTAATTTAGTTCCTAGGTTCCGAACTAGGATGATAATGGCTGAAAAGCCATCTGATGGCACCGTGGCTTTGCATTATGGGGACATAGATGAGAGTGATTTCATAGGGGCAGAAGATCATCTCCCTACATTACCCAATACT CATTTTGCGGATTTGCTTGCAGACCAGTTCAGTTCACAG ATTGAACATGATGGATATGTTAAGGAAGATGACAGAATCCAAGTCAGACCGAACCTTGTGAACCTTCCATTGGGAAGTCAATCTAGTTTACCTCCTAATGAGATGCAGCAATATGGAGAACCAATTCCAGGTCAGTCAAACAATGAAGCTGCAAAACTAGCCGGTGGCAGTAATGCATCTTTAAACTTACCGCAGAGTCTTGTAGCAAATGCAAGGATGTTGCCACCTGGAAACCCTCAGGGCTTGCAGATGTCCCAGGCACTTCTCTCCGGGGTCTCAATGGCTCAAAGACCACAGCAACTGGACTCACAACAAGCAGTtctgcagcagcagcagcagcaacagcaGCTTCAACAGAATCAACACTCTCTCCTTCAACAGCAAAATCCACAATTCCAGAGATCTTTGCTCAGTGCAAATCAGCTTTCACATTTAAACGGGGTTGGACAGAACTCCAACATGCCATTGGGTAATCACTTGCTAAACAAGGCCTCACCTCTTCAGATTCAGATGCTACAGCAACAGCACCAGCAACAACAACTGCAACAGAACCAGCAACCACAAATGCAAAGGAAAATGATGATGGGACTTGGAGCTATGGGAATGAGTAACTTCAGAAATAGCTTAGTTGGTCTTTCACCCATGGGCAATGCCATGGGAATTGGAGCTGCAAGGGGAATAGGAGGAACCGGAATCTCAGCACCCATGACGTCTATTACAGGCATGGGAAATATAGGTCAGAACCCAATGAGTCTTGGCCAAGCTTCAAATATTAGTAATTCTATAAGCCAACAATATAGGCCTGGAACAATGCATTCAAACCAAGAACTTTTATCAAAGCTTAGACTGGTACATAATCGTGAAGGCATGTCAGGTTCACCTCAGTCTAGCATTGCCAGCATGTCGGGAGCTCGGCAAATGCACCCCAGCTCTGCTAGTTTGTTGAGTCAATCTTTGAGTAATAGGACTAATATGAGTACGCTGCAGCGAGCAATGGGTCCTATGGGTCCACCAAAGCTTATGCCAGCGATGAGTCTTTATATGAATCGgcaacaacagcagcaacacCAACAATCGCAACAGCAGCAACACCAACAGCAGTTGCAATTacaacagcaacaacagcaTATACAACAGCAGTTGCAGCAGCAAttacagcagcagcagcaacaagaAACAACTTCACAATTGCAGGCAGTTGTTTCACCGCCACAGGTGGGATCACCATCTACCATGGGAGTTTCATCGTTGAGCCAACAAACACATCAGCAAGCAAGCCCTCAGCAAATGAGTCAACGAACTCCGATGAGTCCGCAACAGATGAGCTCAGGGGCAATTCATGGTATGAATGCTGGTAATCCTGAAGGTCCAGCAAGTCCTCAGTTGAGCTCTCAGACACTAGGGTCTGTTAGTAGCATAACCAATTCCCCTATGGACATGCAAGGTGTTAACAAGAGCAATTCTGTCAACAACAATCCACAGTGA
- the LOC11434056 gene encoding protein PHYTOCHROME-DEPENDENT LATE-FLOWERING isoform X1, whose translation MGVSFKVSKIGTRFRPKPLQSSQDDDQSQSDLAEAGENNARLPNSLISSENRSSVADKEASFTLNLYPDGYSIGKPSEFQYAAANQSLPKLLLPYDRSSETLFLAIESGHLPADILDDIPAKYVDGALICEVRDYRRCSSEKGAGIASVEISPTVNKVCLKMSLENIVKDIPSITDKSWTYGDLMEVESKILKALQPNLHLDPTPKLDRLCQSPFPTKLNLQRKRLRNIPELAVTSSNKIHGKKVCIDRVQENSNNRLGDSGVTTSNAIVQQTLENPAMQNLNPSIAMRSKNAIPDSSIPGFSMMPHQSRYPMAVGTQRSMLEHGSIAGINSSGASPATQDVTISYADNPNASVSFHAKRENPDGQSSPLSNIAKRMRPASTGVDAMQQHQIGSHVDALQGSDMNWQNTLLQQQAMARSIQYTGGGVQKFPQQGFEGGLNQDTGAIQFASGQQGMRLVAKEEQFEMERIDGAGINRNKSELEMDASNLDPQQLRLQQRMPQHAFMRSNFPQTTWNSLGQQIEKEAKKEDQLQKRKQVQSPRLSSGTLPHSPLSSKSGEFSNGSVGPSFGPSSMNTAPGALQKEKAAMASLTAAVGTPSNDSTQRQQQAHLAAKRRSNSLPKTPAMSGVASPASVSTGVPFNANSPSVGTSALPEQGLQHMFDRFSKIDMVTTRHKLHFKMKKPDQLIKKQNTYAPQRVAAHLSNAANNEGLIDDSCSLSKSLTGGSMNACKMRVLSFRWNERVVQGNVVNLVPRFRTRMIMAEKPSDGTVALHYGDIDESDFIGAEDHLPTLPNTHFADLLADQFSSQIEHDGYVKEDDRIQVRPNLVNLPLGSQSSLPPNEMQQYGEPIPGQSNNEAAKLAGGSNASLNLPQSLVANARMLPPGNPQGLQMSQALLSGVSMAQRPQQLDSQQAVLQQQQQQQQLQQNQHSLLQQQNPQFQRSLLSANQLSHLNGVGQNSNMPLGNHLLNKASPLQIQMLQQQHQQQQLQQNQQPQMQRKMMMGLGAMGMSNFRNSLVGLSPMGNAMGIGAARGIGGTGISAPMTSITGMGNIGQNPMSLGQASNISNSISQQYRPGTMHSNQELLSKLRLVHNREGMSGSPQSSIASMSGARQMHPSSASLLSQSLSNRTNMSTLQRAMGPMGPPKLMPAMSLYMNRQQQQQHQQSQQQQHQQQLQLQQQQQHIQQQLQQQLQQQQQQETTSQLQAVVSPPQVGSPSTMGVSSLSQQTHQQASPQQMSQRTPMSPQQMSSGAIHGMNAGNPEGPASPQLSSQTLGSVSSITNSPMDMQGVNKSNSVNNNPQ comes from the exons ATGGGTGTCTCCTTCAAGGTCTCTAAAATTGGCACTAGGTTTCGCCCCAAACCTCTTCAATCTTCTCAAGATGATGACCAATCTCAG AGTGATCTCGCTGAGGCTGGTGAAAACAATGCTCGGTTGCCGAATTCATTGATTTCATCTGAAAATCGTTCATCAGTAGCAG ACAAGGAAGCTTCTTTTACGTTGAATCTGTACCCAGATGGTTATTCTATTGGAAAACCTTCCGAG TTTCAGTATGCTGCTGCAAATCAGTCGTTACCGAAGTTGTTACTGCCGTATGATAGGTCATCTGAAACCCTTTTCTTG GCCATTGAGTCAGGTCACTTGCCTGCGGATATTCTGGATGATATACCTGCCAAGTATGTTGATGGAGCACTTATATGCGAG GTGCGTGATTATCGAAGATGCTCTTCTGAAAAGGGAGCTGGCATTGCATCAGTGGAAATTTCTCCTACTGTGAATAAAGTATGCCTCAAGATGTCATTGGAAAATATTGTTAAGGACATCCCATCTATTACTGATAAGTCTTGGACTTATGGTGATCTAATG GAAGTTGAATCAAAGATACTGAAAGCATTACAGCCAAACCTTCATCTAGATCCTACTCCAAAGTTGGATCGACTGTGTCAAAGTCCATTTCCAACAAAG CTTAATTTGCAGAGAAAGCGATTAAGGAATATCCCAGAGTTAGCCGTCACTTCTAGTAACAAAATCCATGGCAAAAAAGTATGCATAGATAGAGTACAAGAGAACTCAAACAACAGGTTGGGTGATTCGGGAGTCACTACATCAAATGCTATTGTACAACAGACTCTTGAAAATCCAGCAATGCAAAATCTTAACCCAAGCATTGCCATGAGATCCAAGAATGCTATACCAGATTCTTCCATCCCAGGCTTTTCTATGATGCCCCATCAATCAAGATATCCAATGGCCGTTGGAACTCAAAGAAGCATGCTAGAGCATGGATCAATTGCTGGTATTAATTCATCTGGGGCTTCTCCTGCTACACAAGATGTCACGATTTCATATGCGGATAATCCGAATGCGAGTGTCTCTTTTCATGCAAAAAGAGAGAATCCGGATGGACAATCATCACCTTTATCTAATATTGCGAAAAGAATGAGGCCTGCTTCCACAGGTGTTGATGCAATGCAGCAGCATCAAATAGGCTCACACGTTGACGCTCTTCAAGGATCGGATATGAATTGGCAGAATACACTATTACAGCAACAAGCAATGGCCAGAAGTATTCAGTATACCGGTGGTGGCGTTCAGAAGTTTCCCCAGCAGGGTTTTGAAGGGGGGTTAAATCAAGATACAGGGGCTATTCAATTTGCTTCTGGTCAGCAAGGCATGAGGTTAGTTGCCAAGGAAGAACAATTTGAAATGGAAAGAATAGATGGTGCAGGGATAAACCGTAATAAAAGTGAGTTGGAAATGGATGCAAGCAATTTAGACCCACAACAATTACGGCTTCAGCAAAGAATGCCACAACATGCATTCATGAGATCTAATTTCCCACAGACAACCTGGAATAGTCTGGGCCAGCAAATCGAGAAAGAAGCCAAAAAGGAGGATCAGCTTCAGAAAAGGAAACAAGTACAGAGTCCTCGGTTATCTAGTGGGACGTTACCTCACTCGCCATTATCTTCAAAATCAGGTGAATTTTCTAACGGTTCAGTTGGACCCAGTTTTGGACCATCTTCAATGAACACCGCACCCGGAGCATTGCAGAAAGAGAAGGCAGCAATGGCTTCACTTACTGCTGCTGTTGGAACTCCATCAAATGATTCTACACAAAGGCAACAACAGGCACACCTAGCTGCAAAACGGAGATCTAATTCCCTTCCCAAGACACCTGCAATGAGTGGAGTTGCTTCTCCTGCTAGTGTTAGTACTGGTGTCCCATTCAATGCAAATAGTCCGTCAGTTGGAACCTCGGCTTTACCTGAGCAAGGTCTTCAACATATGTTTGACAGGTTCTCAAAAATTGATATGGTGACGACGAG GCATAAACTTCACTTCAAGATGAAAAAGCCGGATCAGCTCATTAAAAAGCAGAATACGTATGCACCACAGCGTGTGGCAGCTCATCTTTCAAATGCAGCAAATAATGAGGGATTGATAGATGATTCATGTTCTTTATCAAAGTCACTTACAGGTGGTAGTATGAACGCATGCAAAATGAGAGTGTTAAGTTTCCGTTGGAATGAGCGTGTAGTTCAAG GAAATGTTGTTAATTTAGTTCCTAGGTTCCGAACTAGGATGATAATGGCTGAAAAGCCATCTGATGGCACCGTGGCTTTGCATTATGGGGACATAGATGAGAGTGATTTCATAGGGGCAGAAGATCATCTCCCTACATTACCCAATACT CATTTTGCGGATTTGCTTGCAGACCAGTTCAGTTCACAG ATTGAACATGATGGATATGTTAAGGAAGATGACAGAATCCAAGTCAGACCGAACCTTGTGAACCTTCCATTGGGAAGTCAATCTAGTTTACCTCCTAATGAGATGCAGCAATATGGAGAACCAATTCCAGGTCAGTCAAACAATGAAGCTGCAAAACTAGCCGGTGGCAGTAATGCATCTTTAAACTTACCGCAGAGTCTTGTAGCAAATGCAAGGATGTTGCCACCTGGAAACCCTCAGGGCTTGCAGATGTCCCAGGCACTTCTCTCCGGGGTCTCAATGGCTCAAAGACCACAGCAACTGGACTCACAACAAGCAGTtctgcagcagcagcagcagcaacagcaGCTTCAACAGAATCAACACTCTCTCCTTCAACAGCAAAATCCACAATTCCAGAGATCTTTGCTCAGTGCAAATCAGCTTTCACATTTAAACGGGGTTGGACAGAACTCCAACATGCCATTGGGTAATCACTTGCTAAACAAGGCCTCACCTCTTCAGATTCAGATGCTACAGCAACAGCACCAGCAACAACAACTGCAACAGAACCAGCAACCACAAATGCAAAGGAAAATGATGATGGGACTTGGAGCTATGGGAATGAGTAACTTCAGAAATAGCTTAGTTGGTCTTTCACCCATGGGCAATGCCATGGGAATTGGAGCTGCAAGGGGAATAGGAGGAACCGGAATCTCAGCACCCATGACGTCTATTACAGGCATGGGAAATATAGGTCAGAACCCAATGAGTCTTGGCCAAGCTTCAAATATTAGTAATTCTATAAGCCAACAATATAGGCCTGGAACAATGCATTCAAACCAAGAACTTTTATCAAAGCTTAGACTGGTACATAATCGTGAAGGCATGTCAGGTTCACCTCAGTCTAGCATTGCCAGCATGTCGGGAGCTCGGCAAATGCACCCCAGCTCTGCTAGTTTGTTGAGTCAATCTTTGAGTAATAGGACTAATATGAGTACGCTGCAGCGAGCAATGGGTCCTATGGGTCCACCAAAGCTTATGCCAGCGATGAGTCTTTATATGAATCGgcaacaacagcagcaacacCAACAATCGCAACAGCAGCAACACCAACAGCAGTTGCAATTacaacagcaacaacagcaTATACAACAGCAGTTGCAGCAGCAAttacagcagcagcagcaacaagaAACAACTTCACAATTGCAGGCAGTTGTTTCACCGCCACAGGTGGGATCACCATCTACCATGGGAGTTTCATCGTTGAGCCAACAAACACATCAGCAAGCAAGCCCTCAGCAAATGAGTCAACGAACTCCGATGAGTCCGCAACAGATGAGCTCAGGGGCAATTCATGGTATGAATGCTGGTAATCCTGAAGGTCCAGCAAGTCCTCAGTTGAGCTCTCAGACACTAGGGTCTGTTAGTAGCATAACCAATTCCCCTATGGACATGCAAGGTGTTAACAAGAGCAATTCTGTCAACAACAATCCACAGTGA